One window of Lentisphaera araneosa HTCC2155 genomic DNA carries:
- the aroB gene encoding 3-dehydroquinate synthase: MATFHVPLKKTVDDSYDIQIGFNLFSTLIEDLKNGLFPKANKLALITDSNVLPLYASNLILAIKEEGFTVELFSMPAGEHSKTRETKIRLENEMLDKGFGRDSAVIALGGGVVSDLAGFLAGTFGRGIPFANYSTTLLSAADASVGGKTAVDTPHATNLIGLFNQPVKVYIDIATWSTLPDREVRAGLAETIKHACLADAEFFAWLEANITKIASAEDAKLDAEACEFIAEANCRIKYDVVSRDEKEANLRQVLNLGHTAGRAMETLFEYQLLHGECVAVGLSIQALLANKLELISDEDHRRVDALIALCGLPTEVPEEISTEELVEKMYTDKKVRSGQIRFVLMDGIGAMKTFENGSYTKALADDFLISTINEYRTRQSAE; encoded by the coding sequence ATGGCTACTTTTCACGTACCCCTCAAAAAAACTGTGGATGATTCCTACGACATCCAAATTGGTTTCAACCTCTTTTCTACTTTGATTGAAGACCTCAAAAATGGTCTCTTCCCCAAGGCTAATAAACTTGCCCTCATCACGGATTCAAATGTTCTTCCCCTTTATGCGAGCAACTTGATTCTCGCTATCAAAGAAGAAGGCTTTACAGTCGAGCTCTTTAGCATGCCTGCGGGTGAACATTCTAAGACCCGTGAAACTAAGATTCGCCTTGAAAACGAAATGCTTGACAAGGGCTTTGGGCGTGACTCCGCAGTGATTGCCCTCGGTGGCGGTGTCGTTTCAGATTTGGCCGGTTTCTTAGCCGGAACTTTTGGACGTGGCATTCCCTTTGCGAACTATTCTACCACCCTACTTTCAGCTGCCGATGCTTCGGTGGGCGGAAAAACGGCTGTGGACACCCCCCATGCCACCAACCTCATTGGCCTCTTTAATCAACCCGTTAAAGTTTATATTGATATTGCGACTTGGAGTACTCTTCCCGATCGCGAAGTCCGCGCCGGACTCGCTGAAACGATTAAGCATGCTTGCCTCGCCGATGCCGAATTCTTTGCTTGGCTCGAAGCTAATATCACCAAGATTGCTTCTGCGGAAGACGCAAAACTCGATGCCGAGGCCTGCGAATTCATTGCCGAAGCCAACTGCCGCATCAAATATGATGTTGTAAGTCGCGATGAAAAAGAAGCTAACTTACGCCAAGTCCTCAATTTAGGTCACACCGCAGGACGCGCGATGGAAACCCTCTTTGAGTATCAGCTTTTACATGGCGAATGCGTTGCCGTGGGCCTCTCGATCCAGGCACTTCTCGCCAACAAGCTCGAACTCATTTCTGATGAAGATCACCGTCGCGTTGATGCGCTCATTGCTCTCTGTGGTCTACCCACCGAAGTCCCCGAAGAGATCTCGACTGAGGAACTCGTGGAAAAAATGTATACCGATAAAAAAGTACGCTCGGGTCAAATTCGCTTTGTCCTCATGGATGGCATTGGTGCAATGAAGACTTTTGAGAATGGTTCCTACACCAAGGCCCTTGCAGATGACTTCCTCATCAGCACCATCAACGAATATCGCACTCGTCAATCAGCCGAATAA
- a CDS encoding Dabb family protein gives MFVHTVLFTLQKDLSIEKQKEFVSEVSKLMTITPAVLYTLGTPADTERAVISKDYDYKLTAVFDSKKDHDNYQVVQIHDDFRKIVKNYVAKVVIFDAD, from the coding sequence ATGTTTGTTCACACAGTATTATTCACTTTACAAAAAGATTTATCCATAGAGAAACAAAAAGAGTTCGTTTCGGAAGTCAGTAAACTCATGACGATTACACCTGCCGTCTTATACACGCTAGGAACTCCCGCAGATACTGAGCGTGCCGTTATCTCAAAGGATTATGATTATAAGCTTACGGCGGTATTTGATTCCAAGAAAGACCACGATAATTACCAAGTCGTACAGATCCATGACGACTTTAGAAAAATCGTCAAAAACTATGTCGCTAAAGTTGTAATTTTTGACGCCGATTAA
- a CDS encoding MaoC/PaaZ C-terminal domain-containing protein, producing the protein MIQQTFTEKPSVLKNSMRLLMHRPKFHAHAPLPEVELRLALDCIDLAKLHDYQNLCAYAVSDQVPLCFPYVLCGPLHLQLLTSLPIPAMGLLHLRSQINLIDAIDPLSPCELICRSGQSQLTPQGFEFDAISILEQGGKIRWSCTATFLRRGSFPEAKESQEPVLNKLDYANPVGSFAIPGNIGRQYARMCGDFNPIHISSPSAWLFGLKGSIAHGMWVSARALPLLNKEATSLELAFKGPVFTGGYVELMQKDLDFNLYYCGNPRPVILGRLS; encoded by the coding sequence GTGATTCAACAGACTTTTACTGAAAAACCTTCTGTTTTAAAAAATAGCATGCGTTTATTAATGCATCGTCCCAAGTTTCATGCCCATGCGCCACTGCCTGAAGTAGAGTTGCGATTAGCGCTAGACTGTATAGATTTAGCAAAACTTCATGATTACCAGAATCTCTGCGCGTATGCTGTTAGTGATCAAGTACCTCTTTGCTTTCCTTATGTACTGTGTGGGCCTTTGCATTTACAATTACTCACGAGCCTTCCCATACCTGCCATGGGTTTGCTCCACTTGCGGAGTCAAATAAATTTAATCGACGCTATTGATCCCCTTAGTCCCTGCGAACTCATTTGCCGTAGCGGACAGAGTCAACTGACTCCCCAAGGCTTTGAATTTGATGCTATCTCCATTTTGGAGCAGGGGGGTAAAATTCGCTGGTCTTGCACTGCTACTTTTTTACGTCGTGGATCATTTCCCGAGGCAAAAGAATCACAAGAGCCCGTACTGAATAAGTTAGATTACGCAAATCCTGTAGGGAGCTTTGCTATTCCGGGAAATATCGGTCGACAATATGCACGGATGTGCGGAGATTTTAACCCCATCCATATCTCAAGCCCTAGTGCCTGGCTATTTGGGCTCAAAGGCTCCATTGCCCACGGGATGTGGGTGTCTGCGCGAGCTTTGCCACTACTCAACAAAGAAGCTACTTCTCTAGAGCTCGCCTTTAAGGGTCCCGTCTTTACAGGAGGTTATGTGGAGCTCATGCAAAAGGACTTAGATTTCAATCTCTATTACTGCGGTAATCCCCGTCCGGTCATTCTTGGACGCCTTTCTTAA
- a CDS encoding acyltransferase family protein, with product MKMNKRVLSLDILRGICIMIVLIHHVSIDSIPNIPELTGVSGFIFWKIRGLGWSGVDLFFVLSGFLIGGLLLSELEQFKKINIKRFLLRRGLKIWPSYYLLIVVLALFGATNWIREGDFSEQLTQVIVHVLYLQNYFDIGTNGPTWSLTIEEHFYTILPFLILAIYHFSGKVNKNLKALPIVMSIIIIMIIANRFIHSYNVDDLKNHFMLSHFRFDSLLAGVVIQYFYRNNKEKMKTLLAKHQLTLFSLAFLCVIPSMFWGRNTPFMFTLGFALLTLGYGLILSRVICHGFGSFESTYAAKALAHIGCWSYNIYLWHFFLPKLFKPFYEPIQIAISNISTLPEIVLLIQAAFYIGLSILVGYLATVIIEKPFLKLRSRYVPQGFKPNVI from the coding sequence ATGAAAATGAATAAAAGAGTTTTATCTCTAGATATACTCAGAGGTATTTGTATTATGATTGTATTAATACATCATGTGAGTATTGATAGTATTCCCAATATACCTGAGCTTACAGGAGTGTCAGGTTTTATCTTTTGGAAAATAAGAGGGCTTGGTTGGTCTGGGGTCGATTTATTTTTTGTCTTGAGTGGTTTTTTAATTGGAGGCCTTCTTTTATCTGAACTTGAGCAATTTAAAAAAATTAATATCAAGCGCTTTTTGTTAAGAAGAGGTTTGAAAATTTGGCCTTCGTATTATTTACTAATTGTTGTTTTGGCACTGTTTGGTGCAACGAATTGGATTAGAGAGGGAGATTTTAGTGAGCAATTGACTCAGGTGATCGTTCATGTTTTGTATTTGCAGAATTATTTCGATATAGGCACTAATGGACCTACTTGGTCATTGACAATTGAAGAACATTTTTACACCATTTTACCCTTCTTGATTTTAGCCATCTACCATTTTTCTGGTAAAGTTAATAAAAACCTTAAAGCCCTGCCTATCGTTATGAGCATTATCATTATTATGATTATTGCAAATAGATTCATACATAGCTATAACGTAGATGATTTAAAGAACCATTTTATGCTATCTCACTTTCGTTTTGATAGTTTATTAGCAGGGGTCGTTATACAGTACTTTTATCGCAATAATAAAGAAAAAATGAAAACTTTATTGGCTAAGCATCAACTCACTCTATTTAGCTTGGCTTTTTTATGTGTGATTCCGTCGATGTTCTGGGGTAGAAATACCCCCTTTATGTTTACGTTAGGTTTTGCACTTCTAACCTTGGGGTACGGATTAATATTATCTCGAGTTATTTGTCATGGTTTTGGTTCTTTTGAATCTACTTATGCAGCAAAAGCTTTAGCTCATATAGGATGTTGGTCTTATAATATCTATCTATGGCATTTCTTTTTGCCAAAACTTTTTAAACCTTTTTATGAGCCGATACAAATAGCTATTTCAAATATTAGTACACTTCCTGAAATTGTTCTTTTAATCCAAGCTGCCTTCTATATAGGACTTTCGATTTTAGTAGGTTACTTAGCTACAGTGATTATTGAAAAACCTTTTCTTAAACTTAGATCAAGATATGTTCCACAAGGCTTTAAGCCCAATGTAATATGA
- a CDS encoding FAD-binding domain-containing protein gives MKTFTTSYERILSLVDNYKPDLYAKTRNFLDGTVSCLSPYISRGVISTRTVYDSLIKRGYNLEKIEKFVQELAWRDYWQSQWKFYGIKINKDLRHTQQAFHNHGMPHCLVKGQCSIQMFNTAIKQLNSTGYLHNHMRMYLAMSICNIGSYHWHKPAQWMYYNLIDGDWASNALSWQWVAGCLNSKKYIANQENINKYCGSSEVRTFLDKPYDQLSKVQSLDEFDNSVELELKWRVPQQANPNELVLDDCLIYNYYNLDPQWRKEQLANRILLLEPQIFDQYPISPRVMDFFLKLSKNIPNLILFTGSFAELRALCRGKIFYRQHPLNQYSGTEDSQPKLCNIQGDFSSFFKYWKLCKKALINERN, from the coding sequence ATGAAAACCTTTACCACATCTTATGAACGCATTCTATCTTTAGTGGATAATTATAAGCCCGATTTATATGCGAAAACGAGAAACTTTCTCGACGGGACAGTTTCATGCTTATCTCCTTACATCTCGCGTGGTGTGATTAGTACTCGCACTGTATATGATTCTTTAATTAAGCGTGGCTATAATTTGGAGAAAATCGAAAAGTTTGTTCAAGAGCTGGCTTGGCGAGATTATTGGCAGAGTCAATGGAAGTTTTATGGTATTAAAATTAATAAAGATCTACGGCATACACAGCAGGCTTTTCATAATCATGGCATGCCTCATTGCTTAGTTAAAGGCCAATGCAGTATACAAATGTTTAACACGGCAATTAAGCAACTTAATTCAACTGGCTACCTGCATAATCACATGCGTATGTATTTAGCAATGAGTATTTGTAATATTGGAAGCTACCACTGGCATAAGCCTGCCCAATGGATGTATTATAATTTGATTGATGGTGATTGGGCTTCGAATGCTTTGAGTTGGCAATGGGTAGCGGGCTGTTTAAATAGCAAGAAGTATATTGCTAATCAAGAAAATATAAATAAGTATTGTGGAAGTTCAGAAGTGAGGACTTTTTTGGACAAGCCTTATGATCAATTATCAAAAGTTCAATCACTGGACGAATTCGATAACTCTGTTGAACTAGAACTCAAATGGCGGGTTCCACAACAAGCCAATCCCAATGAGCTAGTTCTTGATGATTGCCTCATTTACAATTACTATAACCTTGATCCCCAATGGCGAAAAGAGCAATTGGCTAATCGTATTTTACTTCTCGAACCCCAAATTTTTGATCAGTACCCGATTTCTCCTAGAGTAATGGATTTCTTTTTAAAGCTTAGCAAGAATATCCCTAACTTAATTTTATTCACAGGTAGTTTCGCAGAGTTACGAGCGCTATGTAGAGGAAAGATTTTTTATCGCCAGCACCCCTTAAATCAATATAGTGGCACGGAAGATTCACAGCCAAAACTGTGTAATATCCAAGGTGATTTCTCATCCTTTTTCAAGTATTGGAAACTATGTAAAAAAGCTCTAATAAATGAAAGAAATTAA